In the Qipengyuania pelagi genome, one interval contains:
- a CDS encoding spinster family MFS transporter produces MATQAPAATPEGGQAGGQTGENVSPRARQVTLFLLTATYFFSYMDRQILAILLEDIKADLLLSDTQLGLLSGLAFAIFYATLGIPVAALADRINRVNIISVALALWSGMTAMCGLAQNFTQLLLARIGVGVGEAGSSPPSHSIIADLYPAEKRALALSIYSLGVTLGAAAGQMFGGNLTYFFDWRTAFIAIGLPGVVLAIIVKIFATEPMRKAEPGAVEATETPSIREGFRSIFADRAAVWLVAGVTLTSMIGYALTGWTPAYLIRSFGLNTLQVGNIVAPLLAVAGVASGLGSGWLANRLADRYGMQAQPLMIAGLKLLALPFLLVFYLVEDAWVAVGVYFIAVLFQSCYLGPTFAMIQTLAPLRMRAVWAAVTLLVINLIGLGIGPTLVGVISDLFEPRFGDQSLRYSLLVIAAFTPVAIFCYWRASVVLRRRAATA; encoded by the coding sequence GACCTATTTCTTCAGCTATATGGACCGGCAGATCCTCGCCATCCTGCTGGAAGACATCAAGGCCGACCTCCTTCTGTCGGACACCCAGCTCGGGCTGTTGTCCGGCCTCGCCTTCGCGATCTTCTACGCCACGCTCGGCATCCCGGTGGCGGCGCTCGCCGACCGGATCAACCGCGTGAACATCATCTCGGTCGCGCTCGCTCTTTGGAGCGGAATGACCGCTATGTGCGGGTTGGCGCAGAACTTCACCCAATTGCTGCTCGCGCGGATCGGGGTGGGGGTCGGAGAAGCCGGGTCGAGCCCGCCCAGCCATTCCATCATCGCAGACCTCTACCCGGCCGAAAAGCGCGCTCTGGCGTTGTCGATCTATTCGCTCGGCGTCACGCTGGGCGCGGCGGCGGGGCAGATGTTCGGCGGCAATCTCACCTATTTCTTCGATTGGCGCACCGCCTTCATCGCCATCGGCCTGCCCGGCGTTGTGCTGGCCATCATCGTCAAGATCTTCGCCACCGAACCGATGCGCAAGGCCGAACCGGGCGCGGTCGAGGCGACCGAGACGCCCTCGATCCGCGAAGGCTTTCGCTCGATCTTCGCCGATCGCGCTGCGGTCTGGCTGGTCGCGGGAGTCACGCTGACCTCCATGATCGGCTATGCGCTCACCGGCTGGACGCCCGCCTATCTGATCCGCTCGTTCGGGCTGAACACGCTCCAGGTGGGTAATATCGTCGCCCCGCTGCTCGCCGTGGCCGGTGTGGCGAGCGGGCTGGGAAGCGGTTGGCTGGCGAACCGGCTGGCCGATCGTTACGGGATGCAGGCGCAGCCGCTGATGATCGCGGGCCTGAAGCTGCTCGCCCTCCCCTTCCTGCTCGTCTTCTATCTGGTCGAGGATGCCTGGGTGGCAGTCGGCGTGTATTTCATCGCCGTGCTGTTCCAGTCCTGCTATCTCGGCCCGACCTTCGCGATGATCCAGACGCTTGCGCCCCTGCGAATGAGAGCCGTCTGGGCGGCGGTCACTCTGCTGGTCATCAATCTGATCGGCCTGGGGATAGGGCCGACGCTGGTCGGGGTCATCTCCGACCTGTTCGAGCCGCGCTTCGGCGATCAATCGCTGCGCTATTCGCTCCTCGTCATCGCCGCGTTCACGCCGGTCGCGATCTTTTGCTACTGGCGCGCGAGCGTCGTGCTGCGGCGCCGGGCCGCCACGGCCTGA